The Mycolicibacterium flavescens genome has a segment encoding these proteins:
- a CDS encoding AMP-forming long-chain acyl-CoA synthetase, translated as MSTDTNQKPTTVSPANVAAMFFDRVGKSADREAFRRRDGDRWVSLTWREAAEQVEAVAAGLLALGIQPEERVAIASSTRYEWILADLAVMCAGAATTTVYPTTNAPDTAYILSDSESRVVFAEDETQLEKLKERRDDLPRLEKVVLFDGAGDGDQVTTIAELIDVGTKYLADHPECVRTTADSIKPEMLATLIYTSGTTGKPKGVRLPHRAWVYEGNTIADFGILGEDDLQLLWLPLAHAFGKVLITAQLACGFASAIDGRVDKIVPNMAEVKPTFMGAAPRIFEKAHAKVTSSQEGVKEKLFEAAFAVGRNADRHRLKGEDVPLPLKIAHAAFDRLVFSKVRDVFGGRIKFFISGSAPLNRDIAEWFHAAGLLILEGYGLTETAAGAFINRPDNYKLGTVGQVFDGTSVRLSDDGEVQVQGPCVMDGYHNLPDKTAETFTDDGWLRTGDRGKLDEDGFLTVTGRIKELFKTSGGKYVAPPAIEGKFMALCPYAGHMLVFGESRNFCVALITLDPDALSGWAEQNGLGGKSYSELVKSDAVRDMVGGYVDELNSQLNRWETIKKWELLDHDLSIENGELTPSLKVKRGVVEKQNQELLDSFYS; from the coding sequence ATGTCGACCGACACCAACCAGAAACCCACGACCGTGTCGCCGGCCAACGTGGCCGCCATGTTCTTCGACCGCGTTGGGAAGTCCGCCGACCGGGAGGCGTTCCGCAGGCGTGATGGGGATCGGTGGGTTTCGCTTACCTGGCGAGAGGCCGCCGAACAGGTAGAGGCGGTGGCGGCCGGGCTACTGGCACTGGGCATCCAGCCCGAGGAACGTGTCGCGATCGCCTCGAGCACGCGGTACGAATGGATTCTCGCGGATCTCGCGGTCATGTGCGCCGGAGCGGCCACCACCACGGTGTACCCGACGACCAACGCGCCCGACACCGCCTACATTCTGAGCGATTCGGAATCTCGCGTCGTGTTCGCCGAGGACGAGACGCAACTGGAGAAGCTCAAGGAGCGGCGCGACGACCTGCCGCGCCTCGAGAAGGTGGTGCTTTTCGACGGTGCCGGCGACGGGGACCAGGTCACCACCATCGCCGAGTTGATCGACGTCGGAACCAAGTACCTCGCCGATCACCCCGAGTGCGTGCGGACAACCGCGGACTCGATCAAGCCCGAAATGTTGGCGACACTGATCTACACGTCCGGGACGACCGGCAAGCCCAAAGGTGTGAGGCTGCCGCACCGGGCGTGGGTGTACGAGGGCAACACCATCGCCGACTTCGGCATCCTGGGCGAGGACGACCTGCAGCTGTTGTGGCTGCCGCTGGCCCACGCGTTCGGCAAGGTATTGATCACGGCCCAGCTGGCGTGCGGCTTCGCCAGCGCGATCGACGGCCGCGTCGACAAGATCGTTCCGAACATGGCCGAGGTGAAGCCGACGTTCATGGGCGCTGCTCCGCGCATCTTCGAGAAGGCCCACGCGAAGGTCACCTCCTCTCAGGAGGGTGTGAAGGAGAAGCTCTTCGAAGCCGCCTTCGCCGTGGGACGCAATGCCGACCGGCACCGGCTGAAGGGTGAGGACGTACCGCTTCCGCTGAAGATCGCGCACGCCGCGTTCGACCGCTTGGTCTTCAGTAAGGTGCGCGACGTGTTCGGCGGGCGCATCAAGTTCTTCATCTCCGGCTCCGCTCCGCTGAACCGCGATATCGCCGAATGGTTCCACGCCGCTGGCCTGTTGATCCTGGAGGGCTACGGCCTGACCGAAACCGCGGCCGGTGCGTTCATCAACCGGCCCGACAACTACAAGCTGGGCACCGTCGGGCAGGTGTTCGACGGCACGTCGGTGCGTCTCTCCGATGACGGCGAGGTGCAGGTGCAGGGCCCGTGTGTGATGGACGGGTACCACAACCTGCCCGACAAGACGGCCGAGACGTTCACCGACGACGGGTGGCTGCGCACCGGGGACCGGGGCAAGTTGGACGAGGACGGCTTCCTGACGGTCACCGGTCGGATCAAGGAATTGTTCAAGACCTCGGGCGGAAAGTACGTTGCGCCGCCGGCCATCGAGGGCAAGTTCATGGCCCTGTGCCCGTATGCGGGTCACATGCTCGTCTTCGGCGAATCCCGCAACTTCTGCGTCGCGCTGATCACGCTGGATCCCGATGCGCTGTCGGGGTGGGCCGAGCAGAACGGCCTCGGCGGAAAGTCGTACTCGGAGCTGGTGAAGTCGGATGCGGTGCGCGACATGGTCGGGGGGTACGTCGACGAGCTCAACTCGCAACTGAATCGATGGGAAACGATCAAGAAGTGGGAGCTGCTGGACCACGACCTGTCGATCGAAAACGGTGAGCTGACACCGTCGTTGAAGGTAAAGCGGGGCGTCGTCGAGAAACAGAACCAGGAGCTGCTCGACTCGTTCTACTCCTGA
- the guaD_3 gene encoding cytosine/adenosine deaminase — protein sequence MIVERGNESALPDGDPTRHAEVVSTAAAWHVLGDDGMNTATLYASAEPCAMCAGAAYWTGIGRIVYGMPEHRLLALTGNNPKNPTFSLPCREVLAHGQRPITIVGPLLEDEAAQPHQGYWS from the coding sequence GTGATCGTCGAGCGAGGCAACGAATCGGCGCTGCCAGACGGCGATCCGACGCGTCACGCCGAGGTCGTCTCCACTGCGGCTGCCTGGCACGTGCTGGGCGACGACGGAATGAACACGGCGACTTTGTACGCCAGCGCTGAGCCGTGCGCGATGTGCGCAGGAGCTGCGTACTGGACCGGCATCGGAAGAATTGTCTACGGCATGCCTGAGCATCGGCTGCTCGCACTCACCGGCAACAATCCGAAGAACCCGACCTTCTCTCTGCCCTGCCGTGAGGTACTCGCTCACGGACAGCGGCCGATCACCATCGTCGGCCCACTGCTCGAAGACGAAGCGGCACAACCGCACCAGGGTTACTGGAGTTAG
- a CDS encoding protein of uncharacterised function DUF222 translates to MYVRSMSGDDLQAAVTTLRAAFEDAAACDVDLLTRQDLVMALDELEALGCQLPAMRHRLLARLQVEATPQQMGAKSWKEVLTVRWRISTTEANRRLTEAALLAPRQGLTGPSLPPVLPATAVAQAHGLINGEHVDVIRKAVDRLPGFVDAATREQFEVDLVRTAVGVGPKELKDSADLTLFLLDQDGPEPDDTERARRRGVTKGKQRSDGMIDIFGTLTPEAWAVWEVIFAKYAAPGMCNPDDPEPCTSGTPTQAQIDNDHRSLAQRQHDAMIAVGRIALMSGELGQLNGLPVSIIIRTTLRELESRAGVGTTGGGTVMPIADVIRLAGHANHYLAVFDGATGSALDLFRAKRTATPAQRIILIARDGGCTKPCCTVGAYGCQVHHVKADWSKGGNTNVDELGLACGADNRSVNEDGGWTTRMNERCEVEWLPPPELDTGQARLNYYHRPERLLRPDDQLSTPSTDPADTPDQDTASDAQPADEDQVVDDEGHAVAPGDDNEIADEVANPHSNAEPADDNQVTEAESGAAVSTAGSTEPGGPAPPGDQAA, encoded by the coding sequence ATGTATGTTCGAAGTATGTCGGGTGATGACCTGCAGGCCGCGGTGACTACGTTGCGTGCGGCCTTTGAGGATGCGGCGGCCTGTGACGTCGACTTGCTGACCCGCCAGGATCTCGTCATGGCCCTTGATGAGCTCGAAGCTCTCGGGTGCCAACTGCCCGCGATGCGCCACCGCTTGCTCGCCCGCCTGCAGGTCGAGGCGACGCCGCAACAGATGGGTGCGAAATCGTGGAAAGAGGTGTTGACGGTCCGCTGGCGGATCTCGACTACCGAGGCCAACCGGCGCTTGACCGAAGCTGCCCTGCTGGCGCCGCGTCAGGGGTTGACCGGGCCGTCGTTGCCGCCGGTGTTGCCCGCGACGGCTGTCGCGCAGGCTCATGGGCTGATCAACGGCGAGCATGTGGACGTCATCCGCAAGGCCGTTGACAGGTTGCCCGGATTCGTCGATGCGGCCACCCGCGAGCAGTTCGAGGTCGACCTGGTCCGCACGGCGGTCGGCGTCGGTCCCAAGGAACTCAAGGACAGCGCCGATCTGACGCTGTTCTTGCTCGATCAGGACGGGCCCGAGCCCGATGACACCGAGCGCGCCCGCAGGCGCGGGGTCACCAAGGGAAAACAGCGCTCCGACGGGATGATTGACATCTTCGGAACTCTGACGCCTGAAGCGTGGGCCGTGTGGGAAGTGATCTTCGCCAAATACGCGGCACCGGGTATGTGCAATCCCGACGATCCCGAACCCTGCACATCGGGGACCCCGACACAGGCTCAGATCGACAACGACCACCGCAGTCTGGCCCAGCGTCAACACGACGCGATGATCGCCGTCGGGCGCATCGCCCTGATGAGCGGCGAACTCGGCCAACTCAACGGGCTGCCCGTCTCGATCATCATTCGCACCACCCTGCGGGAGCTGGAATCACGGGCCGGGGTCGGCACCACCGGCGGCGGCACGGTCATGCCGATCGCCGATGTCATCCGGTTGGCCGGCCACGCCAACCACTACCTGGCGGTGTTCGACGGCGCGACCGGGTCGGCCCTGGATCTGTTCCGCGCCAAGCGAACCGCCACTCCGGCGCAACGGATCATACTCATCGCGCGCGATGGCGGATGCACCAAGCCGTGCTGCACCGTTGGCGCCTATGGCTGCCAGGTGCATCACGTAAAAGCCGACTGGTCGAAGGGCGGCAACACCAACGTCGACGAACTGGGCCTGGCCTGCGGGGCAGACAACCGCAGCGTCAACGAGGACGGCGGCTGGACCACCCGAATGAACGAGCGCTGCGAGGTCGAATGGCTTCCGCCGCCCGAACTGGACACCGGCCAGGCGCGGCTGAACTACTACCACCGCCCCGAACGGCTCCTGCGACCCGACGACCAACTCTCGACGCCCTCCACCGACCCGGCCGACACCCCGGATCAAGACACGGCATCGGACGCCCAGCCCGCCGACGAAGACCAAGTGGTCGACGACGAGGGGCATGCGGTAGCACCCGGCGACGACAACGAGATAGCCGACGAAGTCGCAAACCCGCACTCGAATGCTGAGCCCGCCGACGACAACCAGGTCACCGAAGCCGAATCGGGCGCCGCGGTGTCAACTGCCGGATCCACTGAGCCCGGCGGACCGGCACCCCCAGGAGACCAGGCCGCCTGA